One window of the Cryptococcus gattii WM276 chromosome E, complete sequence genome contains the following:
- a CDS encoding cop9 signalosome complex subunit 1, putative (Similar to TIGR gene model, INSD accession AAW43448.1), which produces MASDRSYVDILASIDPAQFDWPAYEGTYKGRALITRYTHLVNTCVTYPSPPASELAKTALLKLIPLVKSSTWDINTYLWAVSVLFTIVHPGKAWKVSEEMEMDREEDDEGGITTITSRGIPPGEGKEEDGFPDERWITETRDTVAKEVSRLDVELRGYMSNLIKESIRLTQLAFAELAFKVGKVREALNSYAATREYSSTPQHHVDLGVGVVETCLAFNYPAPLSGHIAKLEATLDRLHPPPHAQSKQQAGLSTTASDLRERQAEESRSQAVRRSVMVRAKVGKGLISASQKDWARAGRELGWIEEDEGGLGDWEGMQAISTSDLALLSAFYILASSDRGRIRRALLDRATFKSQLDDSQGWIIDLVGAYVDANYGQVMSLLQYSEPILLLNPFLSSCTCSIISCIQTRSIIQYVQPFSTIRIQTMTQAFRMEEDKMLDVVEKLIGDGEVGGKIDLIDNILVMDTLDPRAEMFGKALKAGQKSAELAQASLLRMKLTEAGVMVNPHAESINSEISGKQQQQPLGPEATATTTTTALQVPETAMAEDHSAEDVVMHASGEPNGELVA; this is translated from the exons ATGGCTTCCGACAGGTCATACGTTGACATTCTGGCATCTATTGATCCTGCTCAATTTGACTGGCCCGCTTACGAGGGCACATACAAAG GCCGAGCCCTTATAACCCGCTATACTCATCTTGTCAATACCTGTGTTACCTACCCATCCCCACCAGCCTCCGAACTCGCAAAGACAGCACTACTCAAGCTAATCCCACTTGTCAAGTCATCCACATGGGACATCAACACTTACCTCTGGGCCGTGTCTGTCCTTTTTACTATCGTCCACCCTGGGAAAGCATGGAAGGTTTCCgaggagatggaaatggacagagaagaggatgatgaaggtGGAATCACAACGATCACATCGAGAGGTATCCCCcctggagaaggaaaggaggaagatggatTCCCTGACGAGAGGTGGATAACTGAGACGAGAGATACTGTAGCGAAAGAGGTTTCAAGACTTGATGTAGAGCTAAGAGGTTATATGAGCAACCTTATTAAGGAGAGCATTCGT TTGACGCAACTTGCGTTCGCAGAATTAGCTTTCAAGGTCGGCAAGGTGCGTGAGGCTCTCAACTCCTATGCAGCCACCCGAGAATATAGCTCGACCCCTCAGCACCATGTCGATCTCGGTGTGGGCGTCGTAGAG ACTTGCCTTGCGTTCAACTACCCAGCACCTCTTTCAGGCCACATCGCCAAGCTCGAAGCCACCCTTGATCGTCTCCATCCACCTCCTCATGCTCAGTCCAAACAGCAAGCTGGCCTTAGCACGACCGCTTCGGACTTGCGAGAACGTCAAGCCGAAGAAAGCCGCTCTCAGGCGGTGAGGAGGAGTGTGATGGTGAGGGCCAAGGTAGGAAAGGGGCTTATCAGTGCGAGTCAAAAAGATTGGGCTAGGGCTGGAAGGGAGTTGGGATGGATCGAGGAGGACGAAGGCGGTTTAGGGGATTGGGAAGGCATG CAGGCCATCTCCACGAGTGATCTAGCGCTTCTTAGCGCTTTCTATATCCTTGCATCGTCTGATCGCGGTCGTATACGCCGAGCACTTCTTGATAGAGCAACTTTCAAAAGCCAGCTCGATGATTCACAAGGATGGATTATCGACTTGGTTGGGGCGTATGTTGACGCGAATTACGGGCAAGTCATGTCTCTCCTTCAGTATTCCGAG CCAATTCTTCTCCTAAATCCCTTCCTCTCATCCTGCACCTGCTCCATCATCTCATGTATTCAAACCCGCTCCATCATCCAATATGTACAACCATTCTCGACCATTCGCATTCAGACTATGACTCAAGCATTTaggatggaagaagacaaGATGCTAGATGTCGTGGAAAAGTTGATTGGGGATGGGGAGGTTGGAGGAAAGATTGATTTGATTGATAAC ATTTTGGTGATGGATACACTCGATCCGAGGGCAGAGATGTTTGGAAAGGCATTGAAAGCGGGGCAAAAGAGCGCCGAACTTGCTCAAGCATCACTTTTGCGCATGAAGCT TACGGAAGCTGGGGTCATGGTTAATCCTCATGCTGAGAGCATCAATTCCGAGATATCCGGGaaacagcagcagcagccacTAGGCCCTGAAGCCACAGCCACAACCACAACCACA
- a CDS encoding DNA repair protein rad16, putative (Similar to TIGR gene model, INSD accession AAW43451.1), whose translation MPVLRTTRKSAQNQPEMAVSDPIDDMVVDGTSPVKARRQSIVEVSIATRRTRSSTSNTVSVAPNSIDPDETEDEDWANGDVKMENGDSDLELIEDQKPQIDGINGKEKGKAKEHAQPFNIGKYSRVAKASVANLKDDTRTSSRSSRAPRRSKSQASVKVEELNGDSTESEYVDDGGEYAMDSEDEARQLKQAIQASTSKAASAKGKRTNRAALNAAVARVAGQRSGQSSTATGTTNATPLSDDDPVPSDSEFEEAEEEVSDLSDLSTSDSEVEVPLSRGKGSVRGGRGGAQGGKATRAPSTKVKTAAKRKTKKFQGKGRKLGGSDSEEEEFDEAEALDDEDESLSELSDPNMSWLEKRQMQKRKERRHAAREAAPRKKKERELAKKLGRKLTNGEKNLIALCMHRPELENVWGDLQANIEPVKPITMEAHPSLKLTLLPFQKESLYWMKKQEEGPWKGGMLADEMGMGKTIQTIALLLSEPRRKPSLVVAPVVALMQWKNEIETHAEGFTVCLWHGQGRMKAAELKKFDVVLVSYGTLEASFRRQQRGFKRGDKFIKEKSPMHEFEWYRVVLDEAHNIKERSTNAAKAAFALKATYKWCLSGTPLQNRVGELYSLVRFLGADPFSHYFCKKCPCKRLHWQFSDKRHCDECGHKPMDHVCFWNTEILTPIAKYGIEEGGPGHTAFKKLKVLLDRMMLRRTKLERADDLGLPPRTIVVRRDYFSPQEKELYMSLFTNAKRQFATYVGQGTVLNNYSNIFSLITRMRQMACHPDLVLRSKNSTLTDVQEGTVCRICNDTAEDAIMSQCKHVFDRECIKQYLEVKQMRGHKPECPVCHIEISIDLEAEALDLEENTKKARQGILSRLDLNNWRSSSKLEALVEELEKLRHKDCTIKSLVFSQFVSFLDLIAFRLQRAGFNICRLEGGMTPQQRDATIQHFMKHTGVTVFLISLKAGGVALNLTEASMVFMMDSWVSRLF comes from the exons ATGCCTGTTCTCCGTACAACCCGGAAATCAGCTCAAAACCAGCCGGAAATGGCTGTTAGCGACCCTATCGACGATATGGTGGTCGATGGCACTTCTCCTGTCAAAGCTCGAAGGCAATCTATAGTCGAGGTGTCGATAGCAACTCGCAGGACGAGATCATCTACCAGTAATACGGTGTCTGTGGCACCCAATAGCATTGATCCAGATGAAACGGAAGATGAAGACTGGGCGAACGGTGATGTCAAG ATGGAAAATGGagattctgacttagaATTAATAGAAGATCAAAAGCCACAGATCGATGGGATCAACGGCAAAGAGAAAGGCAAAGCAAAAGAACATGCTCAGCCCTTCAACATCGGCAAATACAGTCGTGTCGCCAAAGCGTCCGTAGCCAACCTCAAAGACGATACCCGAACCTCTAGTCGTTCGTCTAGAGCACCACGTCGTAGTAAATCACAAGCATCTGTGAAGGTTGAGGAACTTAATGGTGATTCCACAGAGTCTGAGTATGTGGATGATGGTGGAGAGTATGCAATGGATAGCGAGGATGAAGCCAGACAGCTCAAGCAGGCCATCCAAGCATCTACTAGCAAAGCGGCGTCTGCCAAGGGGAAAAGAACCAACCGTGCTGCCTTGAATGCTGCTGTGGCTCGTGTAGCTGGAC AACGGAGCGGCCAGTCGTCAACTGCTACCGGCACAACCAATGCCACCCCTCTGTCTGACGATGATCCTGTCCCCTCTGATTCTGAGTTTGAAGaggctgaagaagaagttAGCGATCTATCCGACTTGTCAACATCCGATTCTGAGGTCGAGGTGCCACTTTCTCGCGGAAAAGGTAGCGTCCGAGGAGGTCGGGGAGGAGCCCAAGGTGGTAAAGCCACAAGAGCCCCCTCTACCAAGGTAAAAACAGCTGCCAAGAGGAAAACAAAAAAATTCCAGGGCAAAGGCCGCAAGCTGGGCGGTTCTGAttcagaagaagaagaattCGATGAGGCTGAGGCTCTtgacgatgaggatgaaTCCTTGTCTGAGCTTTCTGATCCCAACATGTCATGGCTTGAAAAAAGACAAATgcaaaagagaaaggagaGGCGCCATGCTGCAAGAGAGGCGGCGCCtaggaagaagaaagagcGAGAGCTAGCAAAGAAGTTGGGGAGGAAGCTGACGAACGGTGAAAAGAACCTCATCGCTCTGTGTATG CATCGTCCCGAGCTCGAAAACGTGTGGGGCGATCTTCAAGCCAATATTGAGCCTGTCAAACCCATCACTATGGAAGCTCACCCCTCACTCAAGCTTACGCTCTTGCCTTTTCAGAAGGAAAGCCTTTACtggatgaagaagcagGAAGAAGGCCCTTGGAAAGGCGGTATGCTGGCAGATGAAATGGGTATGGGCAAGAC TATTCAAACCATTGCCCTTCTCCTGTCTGAGCCTCGACGCAAACCAAGTCTTGTCGTTGCCCCCGTTGTTGCATTGATGCAGTGGAAAAATGAAATTGAGACACATGCCGAAGGTTTTACAGTATGTTTGTGGCATGGGCAAGGGAGGATGAAAGCGGCAGAATTGAAGAAGTTCGATGTG GTTCTCGTTTCGTACGGGACATTGGAAGCTTCTTTCAGACGACAGCAGCGCGGTTTCAAGCGAGGAGACAAGTTCATCAAGGAGAAGTCGCCTATGCACGAGTTCGAGTGGTACCG AGTTGTGCTGGATGAAGCCCATAACATCAAGGAACGATCTACCAATGCCGCCAAAGCAGCGTTCGCGCTCAAGGCGACTTATAAATGGTGTCTGTCTGGTACCCCTTTGCAAAATAGGGTTGGAGAGCTTTACTCGCTGGTTCGATTTTTGGGCGCCGATCCTTTCAG TCACTACTTTTGTAAGAAATGTCCTTGTAAAAGACTACACTGGCAATTCTCCGATAAACGTCACTGCGACGAATGTGGACATAAACCAATGGACCATGTCTGTTTCTGGAACACGGAAATTCTCACCCCCATCGCCAAATACGGTATCGAGGAAGGTGGACCGGGTCACACTGCATTCAAGAAACTCAAGGTTCTCCTCGATAGGATGATGCTTCGACGAACCAAGCTCGAGAGAGCGGATGATCTTGGTTTGCCCCCGAGGACGATTGTAGTCAGACGTGACTATTTCAGTCCACAGGAAAAAGAATTGTATATGAGCTTATTCACCAACGCTAAGAGACAGTTCGCCACCTACGTGGGGCAGGGAACGGTATTGAACA ACTACTCAAATATTTTCTCGTTGATCACAAGGA TGCGACAGATGGCTTGTCATCCAGATCTTGTCTTGCGCTCAAAGAACAGCACCCTCACTGACGTCCAGGAAGGCACTGTGTGCCGAATATGCAATGACACC GCCGAAGACGCTATCATGTCACAATGCAAGCATGTCTTTGATCGAGAATGTATCAAACAATATCTCGAAGTGAAACAGATGCGTGGCCATAAGCCTGAATGTCCTGTTTGCCATATTGAGATTTCCATCGATCTCGAGGCCGAAGCTTTGGATTTGGAAGAAAACACCAAGAAAGCTAGACAGGGTATTCTGAGCAGGCTCGATCTTAAT AACTGGCGGTCGTCTTCAAAGCTCGAAGCGCTAGTAGAGGAACTGGAGAAGTTGAGACACAAGGATTGTACAATCAAGTCGCTCGTGTTCTCGCAATTTGTGTCTTTCTTAGACTTGATCGCTTTTAGACTGCAGCGCGCTGGGTTCAAC ATCTGCCGACTTGAAGGTGGCATGACACCTCAGCAGCGAGATGCCACCATCCAGCATTTCA TGAAACATACCGGTGTCACCGTTTTTCTTATCTCGTTAAAAGCGGGTGGTGTCGCCTTAAATTTGACAGAAGCGTCTATGGTCTTCATGATGGACAGCTGGGTAAGTCGTTTGTTTTGA
- a CDS encoding Mitogen-activated protein (MAP) kinase (Similar to TIGR gene model, INSD accession AAW43453.1) — protein sequence MTIDQSQISFNVPSTYKLEEIVGEGAYGLVVAGTHLPSGTRVAIKRITPFDHTMFCQRTLREVKLLRHFHHENIISILDLIQPESYEMFNEVYLVQELMETDLHRVIRSQELSDDHCQYFVYQTLRGLKALHSADVLHRDLKPSNLLLNANCDLKICDFGLARSSAKPPPGTSDGGQGFMTEYVATRWYRAPEVMLSFQEYTKAIDLWSVGCILAEMINGKPLFPGRDYHHQLSLILQVLGTPTMDDFNEITSQRSKDYLRALEFTRRQDFSAICPKAMPAAVDLLKRTLTFSPSKRITVEEALTHPYVEAYHDPQDEPNAEPLKPGFFDFEFHQEKLSRDQWKRMIYDEVQDPVPTILSQWTANH from the exons ATGACAATTGACCAAAGTCAAATCAGCTTCAATGTTCCTTCTACTTATAAGCTCGAAGAGATCGTAGGGGAAGGTGCCTATGGTCTTGTTGT AGCTGGTACCCATCTTCCCTCTGGGACTCGAGTCGCTATCAAGCGTATTACGCCATTTGACCACACTATGTTTTGTCAGCGAACGTTGAGAGAGGTTAAGCTCCTTAGACATTTTCA TCATGAAAATatcatctccatcctcgACCTGATTCAGCCCGAAAGTTATGAGATGTTCAACGAAGTCTATCTCGTCCAG GAACTTATGGAGACTGATTT GCACCGAGTGATTAGAAGTCAGGAATTATCAGACGACCACTGCCAATACTTTGTCTATCAA ACTCTACGTGGTTTGAAAGCCCTCCATTCTGCCGACGTCCTTCACCGTGATCTTAAACCTTCAAACCTTCTGTTAAACGCCAACTGCGATCTTAAA ATCTGCGATTTTGGTCTCGCCCGATCATCTGCCAAGCCTCCACCTGGCACATCAGACGGAGGACAGGGATTCATGACGGAATATGTCGCAACAAGGTGGTATAGAGCGCCCGAAGTCATGTTGT CGTTCCAAGAATATACTAAGGCTATCGATTTGTGGAGCGTGGGATGCATCCTTGCCGAAATGA TCAATGGAAAGCCCTTATTCCCTGGGAGAGATTACCACCACC AATTATCTTTGATCTTACAAGTCCTCGGTACCCCTACT ATGGACGACTTCAACGAGATTACCTCCCAACGATCAAAAGATTACCTC CGAGCGCTAGAGTTTACCCGTCGTCAAGACTTTTCGGCCATCTGCCCTAAAGCAATGCCTGCAGCTGTCGATCTTTTAAAACGAACCCTCAC TTTTTCACCATCCAAGAGGATCACAGTCGAAGAAGCGTTGACGCACCCTTATGTCGAG GCTTATCATGATCCCCAAGACGAACCTAATGCCGAACCCCTCAAGCCTGGATTCTTTGACTTTGAATTCCACCAGGAGAAATTGAGTAGAGATCAATGGAAGC GAATGATTTACGATGAGGTGCAAGATCCTGTACCAACCATCCTCTCTCAATGGACGGCAAACCATTAA
- a CDS encoding Hypothetical protein (Similar to SGTC gene model, INSD accession EAL20681.1; CNBE0460) → MLLLAIITLGVYKYIGWRRGKKLDKAVEKHAREVEQRRKLAKIRYAYGIPGMYGNAPSYRVLPSHTDEIPLSPDQYGYTTPNSPFQPFSSPPLKQSPIDLPRPQNSAATTDVTISFSSPPSLPLPTFAIGDDPWIGIEETMPSGIFPLKSTASIRRFEKRTSPLKRQFEMGSVEDDHGKAGFMRGKLFEKGSSLELGRVEKQTSTSTFDTGKTPIEDVFHTSLIHGPGVSDQSDHLEFTDAESSVTTR, encoded by the exons ATGCTCCTCCTAGCTATCATCACTCTAGGGGTGTACAAGTACATAGGATGGAGGCGGGGTAAGAAGTTGGATAAAGCAGTAGAAAAGCATGCGAGGGAAGTGGAACAGAGACGAAAGTTGGCGAAAATTAGGTATGCATACGGTATTCCAGGTATGTATGGTA ACGCTCCATCGTACCGTGTTCTTCCGTCGCACACTGATGAGATTCCCTTGAGCCCTGATCAGTATGGCTATACCA CTCCTAACTCACCTTTCCAACCATTCTCCTCGCCTCCACTCAAACAAAGTCCTATCGACCTACCCCGACCACAAAATTCTGCGGCTACCACTGACGTGACTATATCTTTTTCATCTCCCCCCTCTCTTCCATTGCCTACATTTGCGATTGGTGACGATCCTTGGATCGGAATTGAAGAGACCATGCCTTCTGGTATTTTTCCTTTGAAATCTACCGCCTCAATAAGAAGATTTGAGAAGAGGACGTCGCCTTTGAAGAGACAGTTCGAAATGGGATCGGTCGAGGATGATCATGGTAAGGCAGGGTTCATGAGAGGCAAATTGTTTGAGAAGGGGTCTAGCCTTGAATTGGGCAGAGTTGAGAAACAGACCAGCACCT CCACATTTGACACAGGTAAAACGCCCATCGAAGACGTTTTCCATACCTCGTTGATCCACGGACCAGGCGTTTCCGACCAGAGTGATCATTTGGAGTTTACAGATGCTGAAAGCTCCGTTACGACTCGATAG
- a CDS encoding Hypothetical Protein (Similar to TIGR gene model, INSD accession AAW43457.1), whose amino-acid sequence MTSPIPTPTSCPILIDTSGEPYLPIPSHPELKLTMRKESDIDDLLVLFNTPEIGKWFWRRPFPYKASDAGVFMSPIPRFSAYLTSTLLPSLPSPPSPPLPHAENFFPFCVLRTASNGKMIGILFLSPADEDKGGDEGIWELAYDLLPAWWGKGVGSGMINAGSEYMKWIGGKKIIAFHEPENAASGAVLYKTGFTRVGDKKLVWPEEKGGGERVVYGWEKSLVTIAP is encoded by the exons ATGACATCCCCGATCCCTACCCCTACCTCTTGTCCGATACTTATCGACACTTCCGGCGAACCGTATCTCCCCATCCCCTCCCACCCCGAACTCAAGCTCACCATGAGAAAGGAATCAGATATCGATGATCTT CTCGTACTATTCAACACTCCTGAAATTGGTAAATGGTTCTGGCGTCGTCCCTTCCC ATATAAAGCCTCCGACGCTGGCGTGTTCATGTCCCCCATCCCCCGTTTCTCTGCATACCTCACCTCCACCCTCCTCCCTTCCCTCCCTTCCCCGCCCTCCCCACCATTACCGCACGCCGAAAACTTTTTCCCATTCTGTGTCCTTCGTACCGCTTCCAACGGCAAGATGATCGGTatcctcttcctcagcCCTGCTGATGAAGACAAAGGAGGGGATGAAGGGATATGGGAGTTGGCGTATGATTTATTACCGGCTTGGTGGGGAAAAGGTGTGGGAAGCGGGATGATCAATGCCGGATCGGAGTATATGAAATGGATAGGCGGGAAAAAGATTATAGCT TTCCATGAGCCCGAGAACGCAGCGTCAGGTGCAGTACTTTACAAAACAGGTTTCACGCGAGTAGGGGACAAGAAGCTTGTATGGCCCGAAGAGAAAGGTGGTGGTGAAAGAGTGGTTTATGGTTGGGAGAAGAGCCTTGTGACAATAGCTCCTTGA
- a CDS encoding uncharacterized protein (Similar to TIGR gene model, INSD accession AAW43459.1), with the protein MTSMAAALAASLPAAISRQATPLPAAQQPSKVPQRLEGVVDVEAAREVENVSLSSLVFLKMMKHSTDSLPAPPASVLQQDRNPPPPTELSSHVDALGVLLGLDLDGVMEVEDCYALPGGETSLGPNSYSARLLSRLGTVSTPDSPVGIYLSTHNGGFATRVSIELLSAVEKAAGRGKAILVVHDASRSNGGDLSVKAYRLSEGAREAAKLGRWDGQVLTEQGITASTLLTSIPITVSSPSLVNAFISTLNTPSPSETAAPPSLTNPSVPLPPSFAPLINPLPGSLTTYLQNTLDALTLHSHEANNIAFLTRQIAREKTKHEQTIKDREEENARRRKMGLSEFPSIPEEIRGGTKEPSRLEMVCLGGTVEGIAKGMAAEAGKGLVRAYL; encoded by the exons ATGACTTCTATGGCAGCCGCGCTTGCGGCCTCCCTCCCCGCCGCCATCTCGAGACAAGCCACGCCCCTGCCCGCTGCTCAGCAACCCTCAAAAGTGCCCCAACGGCTCGAAGGCGTCGTCGATGTGGAGGCCGCCAGGGAAGTCGAGAACGTCTCTCTCAGCTCGCTC GTTTTCCTCAAAATGATGAAGCACTCGACCGACTCTTTGCCCGCGCCTCCCGCTTCCGTCCTCCAGCAAGATAGGAaccctcctcctcctaCCGAACTTTCTTCTCATGTAGACGCGCTTGGTGTGTTGTTGGGTTTGGATTTGGATGGTGTGATGGAAGTCGAGGACTGTTATGCGTTGCCCGGCGGAGAGACCAGCTTGGGTC CCAACTCTTATTCTGCCAGACTTTTGAGCCGACTTGGTACCGTCTCTACCCCCGATTCCCCTGTCGGTATCTACCTCTCCACCCACAATGGTGGTTTCGCTACCCGAGTATCTATCGAGCTTCTTTCCGCCGTGGAAAAGGCTGCTGGGCGAGGCAAGGCGATTCTCGTCGTCCACGATGCCTCTCGATCAAATGGCGGTGACTTGAGCGTCAAGGCGTACAGGCTTTCAGAGGGTGCGCGTGAAGCTGCCAAGTTGGGTCGATGGGACGGTCAGGTCTTGACAGAGCAAGGAATTACTGCTTCCACTTTGCTCACTTCTATCCCCATCACTGTTTCTTCCCCGTCACTCGTCAACGCTTTCATTTCCACTCTCAACACTCCTTCCCCCTCTGAAACCGCTGCTCCTCCTTCACTCACCAACCCTTCTGTACCCctccctccttcctttGCGCCGCTCATCAACCCCCTCCCTGGATCGCTCACCACCTACCTCCAAAACACCCTCGACGCGCTCACCCTCCACTCTCACGAAGCCAACAATATCGCCTTCCTTACCCGTCAGATCGCACGAGAAAAGACAAAGCACGAGCAGACAATCAAGGACCgcgaggaagagaatgCGAGGCGGAGGAAGATGGGTCTCAGCGAGTTCCCAAGTATACCGGAGGAGATTCGAGGTGGGACAAAGGAGCCGAGCAGGTTGGAGATGGTATGCCTCGGAGGGACGGTGGAGGGGATCGCCAAGGGGATGGCGGCAGAGGCTGGTAAGGGTTTGGTGAGGGCGTACCtgtaa
- a CDS encoding 3,4 dihydroxy-2-butanone-4-phosphate synthase, putative (Similar to TIGR gene model, INSD accession AAW43461.1) produces the protein MSRPSQVSNPPTTPPTPFQFDPVPDAIEAIKRGEFVVVMDDESRENEGDVVCAASAVTTEGMAWMIKWTSGYICLSLPPSRLKALQLPPSLPPSGVSQDPKGTAYHLTVDSAPGRHPVSTGISAHDRAYTARLLADPKSDESDFTRPGHMVTLRYAVGGVRKRRGHTECATDLCYLAGLPPAGLLCELVNPYDPAGSMARRDDCWRFAKEWGLKIISVEGLAEYVLKEGKQLVPEAEAEA, from the exons ATGTCTCGTCCCTCACAAGTATCCAACCCGCCCACTACCCCACCTACTCCCTTCCAATTTGACCCTGTACCCGATGCTATCGAAGCTATCAAACGCGGAGAGTTTGTAGTCGTCATGGACGATGAAAGCCGTGAAAACGAAGGAGACGTCGTTTGTGCCGCTTCAGCTGTCACTACAGAAGGTATGGCATGGATGATCAAGTGGACAAG CGGCTACATCTgcctctctcttcctccttctcgaCTGAAAGCGCTCCAACTCCCGccatcccttcctccttccgGTGTATCCCAAGACCCCAAGGGAACAGCGTACCACCTCACAGTTGACTCGGCGCCTGGACGTCATCCAGTTTCCACCGGTATCTCCGCGCACGATCGAGCGTACACTGCCCGCTTGCTCGCGGATCCCAAGAGTGATGAGAGCGATTTTACAAGGCCAGGGCATATGGTGACATTGAGATACGCGGTAGGTGGggtgaggaagaggagggggCATACAGAGTGTGCGACAG ATCTCTGCTATCTCGCAGGTCTCCCACCCGCTGGCCTTTTATGTGAACTCGTCAACCCGTATGACCCTGCGGGATCCATGGCAAGACGAGATGATTGCTGGCGGTTTGCAAAGGAATGGGGATTGAAGATTATCAGTGTGGAAGGGTTGGCAGAGTATGTGTTGAAGGAGGGTAAGCAGTTGGTGCCCGAGGCTGAGGCGGAAGCATAA